TCTCGTCTCGCTGAAGGGCCACAGCCAGGCCGTGTCGATGTGCGCGTGACCGAACAGGTACACCTTCCCAACTGGTTGCCCGCGGGGGAGCGCGGCCTTCACCCTCTCGATAGTCTCGAGAACCTCTTTGATGCTCGGCCTGGGAGTGTCGGGCAGCTCGATTCTCGCGACGCTGGGACCGTAGACGTTGGCCACGTACGCGAGATCCCAGCGCAAGCCTCTGTACTCCGGCGACCCCTCCGGCAGGATGTGCCCGTAAAGCAGCCGCTGGAGGGTGTAGAGCTGGAGCACGCTGGGCGTAATCTCGATTTCAGCCGCAGCCTTCGCCAAGTGCTGCATTAGCTCAGGGTTGCGTCGGGCTAAGCTCATCGCGTCGAGCAGGGCGAGGGAGAGGTGGAACCCCTCCCACAGCACAGCCGCCAGCGTGGAACCAGCGAACGCGAAGAAGTGGGGGCTCTCGCCAAAAAGCCTGCGGGGGGTAGCCTCCAACCTGACCGCACGATTCCCGGGCTCGAGCACAGCGATCTTGTGCTGCTCATCCACACCCTGGTACGGCTCCCCGTCAACCAGCAGAAGCCCGTTCCCGCTGATGTCAAGCCTCAAAAGCCACTTCGCGCCTTCATGCTTCGGAAGGTTGAAGCGGTTCTCGAAGACCTGGACGTCATCAGGTCGCGCCTCGGTCAGGAAGGGTAGCTTAACCCTTTGACCGTTTCTAACCCACTCGTCCACGAAACGGGAGTCGATTATCGTTGAGGCGAGAAGGTCGAAGAAACGCCGGTCAACCTCCTGTGGCGTAAGCTTTACTGCCACGATCCCATCCCTCGAAACAGCCGTTATTAACCCTTACCTCACAACCTCAGCCTCTTGAAGCCCCTCCCACACTTAGAGGGTGGGGATCTTCTCCTCAGGTGGCGGAGACCAGCTCTTCGTGAGGGCTGCTAGCCTCCTGAGAGCTGAAGGGTTCTTCACCTTGCGCGTCAGCTCACCGAGGATTGTGAGCAGCTCGTCGTACGTCTTCCTGTCCACGGGGAAGGGGATGCCGTCCTTCCCGCCGACAGCGTAGGCGAACTTGAAGGGGTCGGGTGGGTGCGTGACGGGATCCCTCCAGCTGGGAGGGGTCTCGTAGACGAGCTCGGCGACGAGGGCCAAGGCTCTGATCGTGCTCGGGCCTAAACCCCTCACGCCGAGCAGCATCTCGTAGTTGCGCACGTCAAGCTCCCTGGCGGCCAGCAACGACCTCCTGTTGACGGAGATGCCGCCGAGCCTGCTGTAGCGCTTGAGCAGCTCCCTAGCCTTCTCCGGCCTGTAGGGCTCGTAGCTGACCAGCGGTGTTACGCCGCGCGCGACCGCTAGAGCCTGCTTAACCAGCCCCTCCACTTTCCTCGGATCCTCCTTCGCCAGGTCGACCAGGAGCCTCTGGTGCTGCGCTAAGTTGGCGTCAACGGTGTTGAGAGCGAGACCCGCGACTCCGCTGACTCCGCTGTGCGGTGTTTCAACGAAGCTGTGTAGTGACTCGGAGAACCAGTGGTAGCGGCGGGC
The Thermofilaceae archaeon DNA segment above includes these coding regions:
- a CDS encoding DUF763 domain-containing protein, whose protein sequence is MRRGVAELPLHGGRVPPWLIARMKELAEIVVRLVVDEFGTKGFLERVADPVWFQALNNLIGMDWDSSGSTTVTTAVLKDALSRVELGVYAAGGKGDASLKTPEELRSIASRLDLDAERLVEASYLVAKVDSAALQAGYQLYHHAFFVDAEGRWAVVQQGMNPQARLARRYHWFSESLHSFVETPHSGVSGVAGLALNTVDANLAQHQRLLVDLAKEDPRKVEGLVKQALAVARGVTPLVSYEPYRPEKARELLKRYSRLGGISVNRRSLLAARELDVRNYEMLLGVRGLGPSTIRALALVAELVYETPPSWRDPVTHPPDPFKFAYAVGGKDGIPFPVDRKTYDELLTILGELTRKVKNPSALRRLAALTKSWSPPPEEKIPTL